The genomic region tgggggcatcacgttgcctgacttcaagctatattacaaagctgtgatcaccaagacagcatggtattggcacaaaaacagacacatagaccaatggaacagaagagagactccagaaacggaccctcaactctatggtcaactaatcttcgacaaatcaggaaaaaatatccagtggaaaaaagacagtctcttcaataagtggtgctgggaaaattggacagccacatatagaagaatgaaactggaccattaccttacaccatacacaaagataaactcaagatggatgaaaggcctcaatataagacaggaatccatcaaaatcctagaggagaacttaGGCAGttacctcttcgacatcggccacagtaacttctttcaagacacatctccaaaggcaagtgaagcaaaagcaaaaatgaacttttgggacttcatcaagataaaaagcttctgcacagcaaaggaaacagtcaacaaaactaagaggcagctcaaggaatgggagaagatatttacaaatgacattacagataaaggacagaaatccaagatctgtaaagaacttctcaaattcaacactcaaaaaactaataacccagtcaaaaaatggacaaaagacatgaacaggggcacctgggtggctcagtcgttaagcgtctgcctttggctcaggtcatgatcccagggtcctgggatcgagccccgcatctggctccccgctctgcaggaagcctgcttctccctcccccactccccctgcttgtattccctctcttgctgtctctctctctctgtcaaataaataaaatctttaaaaaaaaaaaaaaaaaaaaaaagacatgaacagacacttctccaaagaagacaatacaaatggctaacaggcacatgaaaaaatgctccacattacttgccatcagggaaataaaattcaagaccatgatgagataccaccttacaccagttagaatggcaaaaattaacaaaacaggaaacaacaaatattggcaaggatgtggagaaaggggaaccctcttacactgttagtgggaatgcaagctggtacatccactctggaaaacagtatggaggttcttcaagaagttcaaaatagaactaccctatggcccagcaattgcactactaggtatttaccccaaagacacagacatagtgaaaaggggtacatgcacccccaatgttcatagcagcaatatccacaatagccaaactgtggaagaagctgagatgcccttcaacagatgaatggataaagatgtggtacacatacacaatggaatgttactcagccatcagaaatgatgaatacccaccatttgcatcgacatggatggaactggagtactatgttaagtgaaggaagtcaagcagagaaagtcaattatcatatggcttcactcatatgtggaacataagcaatagcacggaggaccataggggaacggagggaaatccaaagggggagaaatcagagaggtagatgaaccatgagagactacggacccCATATCTGGGGATTTcaaaggggaggagagtggggggagtgggtaacagggtgatgggtattgaggagggcacatgctgtgatgagcactgggtgttatacttaaataataatcattgaacactacatcaaaaactaattatgggggcgcctaggtggctcagtcggttaagcagctgccttcggctcaggtcatgatcccagggtcctgggatcgagccccgcatcgggctccctgctcagcagagagcctgcttctccctctccctctgcttgccgctctgcctacttgtgctctctctttctctctgttaaataaataaataaaaatcttaaaaaaaaaaattaattatgtactatatagcggctaactgaacataaaaaaaaaaaattttaaaccaaagttaaaaaaaaaagaaatgtatatgttTAAGAAATCAGTAGATGGAAATGAACAcggatgaatcttaaaatatcCATGCTAAGAATGAAGtagaatttataaattttaaatcaacAAACTAAGAAGTATCCCTCCATCCTTCCAATGAAAGACAGGAAATAGTTAAAaagtaataacaaaataaatggaataagaaCAAGATGGCAGAAATCAGTCTTACTATAATAGTAATTACAAAAAGAATACATCAGTGAATCccataataaaaaagacacagaTCCTCAAATtggattacaaataaaaataaataaatccagcaATGTGCTGTATATAAGAGACACACTTAAAGCAATAGGATattaaaaggttgaaaataaaaagaatgagtgaCATCATCTACATGGCAGAATAGGTTTTCTACCATCTTCCCCCCAAAGAATATCAATTTTGAAAATCACCACAGAAAAGAGTACATTTGTGGAAGTCTGAAAGTCCAGTGGAGAAATGCCAGCCAActattggaggaaaaaaaaaatctgagattgAATGCAttgaagagaggaagaggaatagTTCCACTTTGCCCATATCATCCCTCCCCCAAAGCTGGCACAGCTCAATGCCAAAAGAGACCTTGTAGGCCCATGATTTTTCACATGGGGGAAAGTAGGACTGCTAGAACGAGCACCCAGCTCCCCTATGTGTGTGGGAATTGCCAGAGCGGCACATTTCTTTCTCATCCCATCCAGAATACTGAGTCATAAACTGCATGACTGGGGGTCAGTGAACAGCAGGGAGAACAGCAACCAGGGCTCAGAATGGAACATATGGGAGCAATATGGATTCTACTAACCACTTTGAGGACTCCATCAGGAAGCCCACCCTGGAGAGCTGGGGATGCCTCTCCTGCAGATCCCCTCAACTGATCCACAGGCACCCCCAAATGTTTCACAAGCTTCAACCACACACCTTCGCACTTTGTGGCCAGCTCCCAGTGCATGCCCCTGACAGTGGTATTAGCCTTTGCAAATCGCTAATCAGCACATGCAGAAATCTGGCTTGACCTTACAGGATGAGGACAAAGGACACAAGcttggaggggaggaaaaaaactgccaaccaagaatacttcaTCCAGCAAAGccgtccttcagaaatgaagcaGAGATAAGGACATTACCTTATagcaagactgaatcatgaagaaatagaaaacatgaacagaccaataattagtaaggagattgaattggtaatcaaaactttcccaacaggggtgcctgggtggctcagttggttaagcgactgccttcggctcaggtcatgatcctggagtccctggatcgagtcccgcatcaggctccctgctcggcagggagtctgcttctccctctgacccttccgaccctctcccctctcatgctctctctctctcagtctttctctctcaaataaataaataaaatcttaaaaaaaaaaaaaaactttcccaaCAAAGATATGCTAAATTTAAGGACAAATCATAATTAAGTGATGTGTCATCAGATAAATTATAAAGTGGTGGTAAAACTAAAATAAGCAGGAAGAGAGTAGACAAAAATACCTGTAATATTAATTAtaagattgttatttttttaatattttatttattaatttgagagagagtaagggggagagagagagagagagcgtgagtgggatAGAGGGtccgggagagagagagagagagagagagagaagcagactccccgctgagcagagagcccgatgcgggactccatcctaggaccctgggatcatgacctgagccgaaggcagacgcttaactgattgagccacccaggtgcccctagactatcTGCTATTCTACCaagaatataaattttactttaatgtATTCTGGTAACTATGagtaagaattaaaaacaggacTATAGTTCTACAGAAAAAGCTAGAGGTtaatattaaagtttgagaaaattgcttaaaaataagacattttaatcaaaatgcaaaatttcCTCCCTATTTGTATTCTAAAGCAGTTGTTTGCTTGAATGTAACCAATGTATGAAATGGGGTTAGAGATAAAGTGTTATTTTGGCACTATATTTTTATAGAAGCCAATATTTCCTACCACATACCCGTAAGGAAAAACCTTGACTTCATTGATCACAATGAATAAATGACAGGTAAACACTCCCCAAataacaacaaatgaacaaacaaaaaaagaccaaCTGGCTGAGTGTAGGGCAGCCTATGAAATCATTTGGATGATTTTCTTAAGCACTCCTTATTTTACTAGCTCTTTAATCAATACAGtaatttctttctcccctcctgtcCTTCACTAACTTACATTAACTACACAGCTGTACCAAAGAGGCTCATGAGGCTCCCAGTGTGTGCACTTATCCCAACACCACTGTCCTACTGGTGGGGCAGTTTCTCATTGGGAACATCTCATCCAAGCAGTAGAAATATTGTACATACTTAGGACATCTAGTTCCAAAATACATTCAGCAGTATCAGTTACAACTACTTGGATATATGAaatgttcatcaaatattttgaCTATCAGCCTATTGCTGGATGGCTTAAtgacaaaatatacaaatgtcaACTGCAGATGGTCTGAAATGTCAACAAAATGACAGTTCAATTTCAAGGGTGAGGCAATTGTTGACTGATTATCCTAAATCATGCAACTTCACTTCTACCACACTCTCACAATCTAAAGCAAGTCATAGGTCCAGCCAAGTTAAAGGGGAGAAGAAATTACATCCCTGGATGGAGAAACTGACATTGAAGAATTTGAAACAGTCTTTAATCCACCACTGCCATGAATCAGAAAATGCTCTAAGCTAAAAAATAACTACATACAATCAGCTCACCCTTCAATATTTCTATCTTTTCCAGAATCTTGGCCTTCTGATCCTCATGGTTTCCGCAGCAATCTGATGACTTTAATCCAGTAATTGGgtctttatttggcttttttagtTGTTCTGTGAACAATTACTCAGAGGCAGAAATCTATCAATAATtgttaaagtttatatttaaatatctctCTGTACTGCTGGGGGTTTTGCCAgttgtttttatcattattttaatacatttaggTAGGAAGGAACAAGGAATATTATCATATTCTTATATTATATTCCAACTCCTGACCTCACTCCACATCTACCAACTGGTCCTTGGCATTCAATTATAAGCAAGAGCACTCCCTTCTCTTCAACTTAGAATTGCTCCATTGATTGCTTATACGTATGGACTCATGAACTTCTAGTTTTCAACAGCTTATAACTCATTGCTGTACTTAATAATTATGGTGCTCAAACTGTCCCACATTTTGTCTCTTTGGATAAAtgcttgttcactctctctgccaattttttaatcagatttcttTTCTATTCAGATGTATAAGTTCCTCAAATATTTTCAGCCATCCCTTCTGGGAGAGGAATAGTAATACCACAGTCTGAGCAGATGAGACTGAGTCTTCTGAGTTCAAACAACTGGACATCATCTATATAATGAAAACTTGGGACATCAGAGGGCAGACACACCATAAATCTTGACCCACCCACTGCTTGCAAATGGAGTTTGTCCCATTAGCACCTCTCTACTTATGACAGGGCACTACACAATGCAGTGTCTTTGACACTTTATGAGCATACACAGGACAAGAAGGAACACATCAATTTCATTATGCATACAATAATGAAAGTTACAATGAATGTACACTGAATCAGTGAGAGGCTTCATGCATAGGGTCACTTTAACCTTTTTTCTTACTGTGAGTATTGCCTAAATTTTATCAGTTGATTTCaggcactctttctctctaaaacagACCAAGGTTTTTAGCACTTGTGCATTATGGTTTATAACAGCTGCTAGAAAGTCATGGCATCCCCAGCTGGGAGCTCAGAAAGTACAGCAGACAGGAAAGCATACCCAGGGAGCCAGGAGATGGCCAGACAGGCAGAGAGGCTTTCTCTTctttggcttttctccccagggTCAGTGCCACCTCTTCCACTACACATCTCTCAGTGTCAGGAAAGCCCTGGAACTCAGGGGCTCTTTCTTTTTGCCCTTACACATGCCATCATGGCTTTGCCCCACATGACTGAGAATGTTCTGCCAACCTTCCCCCAATGCTTCCTTCCCCCAAAGGACTGGGTAGGGTGAAACTTGGTTCCTTGTATCAAGCAGATCTATAAAAATGTCTacctctcctcttccccaaagTTTCCCAGCATACTTGGCCTTTTTATTTAAAGCAGCTGaggtcaagaaagaaaaatccttcaTTGACAGTAAACAGCCTTTCACCCAGTGGTGGCCTGGAATGTGCTTAGTCTTCACCTACTGACGATATCAGCCTTCCAGTGACTTGGAACACTCATAATCCCTGAAAACAGAGGATAGATCTCTACACAATGGAGAGATGGTAATGAAGAAAaagtagctacacttgtggtaagcataacataacatatagagatgctgaatcactacaccgtatacctgaaattaatataatgttgtgtgtcaactacactcaaacaaaaaaaaaattttaataaaaaataaaagggtaacCCTTTTCCTGCACCCTATTTCAGTTAAAAACTGCTGTGTAACTAGTCACCCCAAATTTTAACgtcttaaaacataaatttattattgttCATGATTCTAGAGGTTGACTGGGATCAGGTGGGTGGTTCTCACTTGGTTCCGTCATTTAGTTGTAATCAGATAGTAACTGGCATTGGAATGATAAGAAGGTTGGTGTGGACTGTTTATCCAAGATGGCTTCTTCAGTCATGTGTCTGATGCCACAGCTGGAATGGCTGGAAGAGATGGGCTGACCAGGCATCTCTCTATGGTCTCTCCATGGGGCTAGCTTAGGCTTCTTCACTGCATGGCAATATCAAGGTATTCAAACTTTTCACATGGCATCTGGATTCCCCCAGGGCATGTGTTTCAAAAAAAGAAGGTGGAAGTTGTAAAGCTCATCTCTTGAGTCATGCAACTTCCCTTATACCACATTCTCATGATCAAAAGCAAGTTACTGACCCacccaaattaaaaaagagagaaaggaatttaTATCCTGTAATGGAGAAAATGACATTGATCCCCCATAAATGATGTAATCCACCACAGCCATGAATCTGAAAATGCCTCTAAGGGCAAAATTAACTACATATAATCAGTTCAAGCTTCAAAAGTTCTACCGTTTGCAGAGTCTTTGtcctctgatcttcattatttcacCAGCAATTTGATGCTTTAAGCcaatgcttttggtgttgtacctGGCTTTCCTGGGAGTTCTTAGAACAATCATTGGTGGAGGAAGAAATCTATCAATAAACTCTAGCAACTAGAAAATTACACTTCTTTGTACTGTTGGGGTTTTGCCAGTTGTTTTGTTATCATCTTTAATAattcacaaagaaaaggaaagggaatatAATTATATTCCTAATTTTGTAAACATTCACATACTGTTTATTTTGAGACAGTATTGACAAGCCTGAAGTGAAGATAAAGGCTGCTTTACATCCTGAAAATCAGTGTAGTTATCCCCTTGAAAAGGGAAGACACTTCAAAACAGATTGCACTGCAAGGAGGGGAAAGCAGTAACATGTCCGGAATAGTTTtgacatgaaaaactaatgactAATGAACATTAGAGACAACTCAAGTAGAGTTGACTGAATTTCAGGTTAGGAGGAGATATAATTGGTTGCAGAGGAGTAAAGAAATGCCCATTTCATGATACTGGGTCTTTCGGCATTCTTTATTAGATGTTCTTCCAAACCTTCTTTAATGTCCGTCAAAACTTGCCATTCTCAACAGCTTCAATTTCCATCCATATTCTAATGATATATCATTTAATTTGCGTTCCCAGTATGCTGTTCTACTATCTCTTTGAATGAAATACCAATCTTTTGAGAATGTCATGAAAAGACTGctttacttgtttatttctcaGGGTATAAATGAAGGGGTTCAACATAGGGGCAACAGATATAGCGAGCAGAGAAATTGCCTTATTAATGGCCACTTCATCCTTAACCGAAGGTTTGACATACATAAAAATGCAGCTGCCACAAGTGATGGAAACCACAATCATGTGGGAAGAACAGGTGGAAAaggcttttttcctttgctggacAGAGGGTAATCTTAGAATTGTCCTAATGATGTATATGTATGACAGAACTATACACACAAGGGTCATAATGAAGGTCAACACAGCACAGACTATGACCAGCTGCTCTATGAACCAAGTATCTGAACATGAATTCTTCAGTATCGGAGAAGAATCACAATAGAAATGGTCAATAACAGAGTCACAGAATTCCAGATGGAGACTCAAACCAAGGAGTGGAAGGATAATCAATAAGCCAGATACCCAACAACAAAGGATGAGATTCCTACAGACTCTGCTGTCCATGATGGTCACGTAATGCAggggtttgcagatggccacgtAGCGATCGTAGGACATCAcagccaagagaaaaaaatctgtagctCCGAAGAGGACAATAAAAAAGATTTGGATGAAGCAAGCCTTGATGGTGACGGTTCTGTCCCCACTTTATATGATGTACAGGTATGGGGGGACACAGGCAGTTGTGAATGAGATttctaagaaagagaaattctgaagaaaaaaatacatggctatttttaaatgagaatccATGAAGATGAGAGAAATTATGATCAGATTTCCAATTACACTTAATATATATGTgataaacagaaagataaaaaccaaaatcTCTAGCTGTGGGTCATTTGTCAAACTCAGTAAGATGAACGTTGTTACTGCTGAATGGTTTCTCGTCACTGGCTTCATACCACTGCCCAATCTTCACATAAAAGTCACCGAAATTGGATCTGAGGAGCAATGTCAAAATATGACAGGATCAATAGTGACTATAAACAACAATTAAACCTAGTCACATGCTGCGCCTTGTATAACCAGAAAACTGGTCTTTCATTAGATGATGACCTCAGCCCCACTGAATGTACCACAGTGAAGCAAACCTAGTTTGTCCGGTTTCAAATCCTATTGTTTGTCATCTACTACATGAACtatcttggacaagtcatttaaccgATCTGTGCTCccaattttctcctctgtaagaTGGGGTAATGATAATACTACATCTTAGAGTTACTATGAGGTCTAAATGAGATAAACCAGGTACATGCTTATAACAGTACTAAGGAAATAATAAGTACTGtacagatattattttttttattttctgaagccAATCTCTGATCACATCAAGAAGACATTTAGCTCTTCAGGTAGCAGCTCTCCCTCTGTTTTTCACATCAttaatttcttccccttttctagATTAGTATCAACAGCACACAGATATGCTCTGGTATGCccttatataatttctttaaatcctTCCCATTAGGGAGTGACACTTCCACCATATACTTTTAATATAGTTTCATAGAGTTGTCGTATAGTTTTGCCTCTTGGAAACTTTTTAATATGAATACTCAAAATCAACTTAAGTCAATGAAGACAGGAAGGAGGACCTacaaatgaaagctgaattggaaaaaaatcaaccaaTTTTCATCTCAAATGAATACCATAAcatcagtgggggaaaaaagaaaggactaatGCAAGTTCTGATGAACACATTATCTAACTCTATCCTCTCATTCTTGGTCTGAAAGGAGGATAGGAAGAAATGTGAACAAATCCTGAACTCTTTTTAGTACACTTACTTGTTCTTTCTAGTAGTATGGATGAAACTATGCTGAAACTATTCTAGATTTATTATAGGACTGAGTAATGAGAACATGTTGATTGTCAGAGCTTTTGACAAGAAATTAGAAAGATACAAATATGGATTggggaaagacaagaaagaatccTAAATGGATGGACTGGAATGGGAGGTTTCAGCGTAAATTCATAATtctgaaaatatgtatataaagatatatatacatttttatatatgctcatgtgta from Halichoerus grypus chromosome 6, mHalGry1.hap1.1, whole genome shotgun sequence harbors:
- the LOC118554595 gene encoding LOW QUALITY PROTEIN: olfactory receptor 6C2-like (The sequence of the model RefSeq protein was modified relative to this genomic sequence to represent the inferred CDS: substituted 1 base at 1 genomic stop codon), which encodes MKPVTRNHSAVTTFILLSLTNDPQLEILVFIFLFITYILSVIGNLIIISLIFMDSHLKIAMYFFLQNFSFLEISFTTACVPPYLYIIXSGDRTVTIKACFIQIFFIVLFGATDFFLLAVMSYDRYVAICKPLHYVTIMDSRVCRNLILCCWVSGLLIILPLLGLSLHLEFCDSVIDHFYCDSSPILKNSCSDTWFIEQLVIVCAVLTFIMTLVCIVLSYIYIIRTILRLPSVQQRKKAFSTCSSHMIVVSITCGSCIFMYVKPSVKDEVAINKAISLLAISVAPMLNPFIYTLRNKQVKQSFHDILKRLVFHSKR